The sequence CCATGCTGGTGGCCTGTTGTCCTCCCCATGCTGCCTTGTAGCCCTTCCTGCCCCCATGGTGGATCTTCCCCTTTTGTCCTGGGCTTCCTGAGAGCTTCACCCCCGGACCCCCGGGGCAGATCTCCATCCGGCAGCTGGCTAGGGACGGCTTTCTGGGGAACATGGGGGCAGGTTTTCCTTGAAGTACTCCAGGGTGTACTTCCCCCTCCGGCCAACACCAGTTCCTTCCCTAACACAATAAGATGGCAGAGACTGGTGCTGAAATTGGGGAAAAACTGCACAAAACAGGAGTTGCTCTTGGTTtggcatgtcttttttttttccttcctccccgcctccccgggAAACGATTAAATTATTTTGGCCAAAATTCCACTGCTGCCCGTCGGTCTGATCCAGCCAACGTGAAGCTGGGGTGCTGCAAAACCTGGGGTGCTGCAGACCGCCTCCCGGCTGCTAGACTCCAGCGGGCCCCACCAGCAGCCGCACGCTGGCGTTGCCGCTTTAAGAGCCCTCTCCGCGGGGCGAGCTTTCGAACCCGCTCCCCTGCCTCGCCATTGGCCGGCGCTGGCGCGCGGGGGCCAGCCGGCGGTTGGAGCGGCCGGCGGGGCGCCCTGATTGGCCAGGGCGGGGGGAGTATAAAAAGCGGCCGGGCGCGTGGGCTCGTCTCAGTCGGCGGCGCGAAGGAGAGGCGTGCGGAGCTGGATTGCTGACGGAGGCGGCAGGCGCGGCTCGGCACGGCTGCCCACGGCCCGGCGTCCCCCACCTCGCAGCCCCCCATGGAGTTCAAGCTGGAGGCGCACCGCATCGTCAGCATCTCGCTGGGCAAGATCTACAGCGCCCGGGGCCAGCGCGGCGGCCTCAAGCTCCACAAGAACCTCCTGGTGTCGCTGGTGCTGCGCAGCGCCCGCCAGGTCTACCTGAGCGAGCCGGGCTGCCCGCCcgagccgccccccgccgcctgcGGACCCCccgaggaggagccgccgccgccctgtACCACCGCATGGGCGGCCGGCGAACCGCCGCCCCCGCAGGACGAGGCGAATAGGAGCGGCCCGCGGCTGCCCGGTGCGGACTGCGAAGGCCCCCGGTCGCGGCGCTGTTGTTgcggctgcagctgctgctgcgcgGCGGGCGGCGAGGCGAACCGGGCGGACTGCGCCACCGCGGGGGCcgcggcgcctccggcgccccaCTGCCCCCGGAAGCGGAGTGCCGGCGAGCGAGGCCAGGCGGGATCCCCGGTGAAGAAGCCCCGCCGAGAGGtagaggagccgccgccgccgcccacccCGCCGCCGGGCGAGCAGGAGGACATGGATACGGGCAACGTGGCCAGTCTCATAAGCATCTTCGGTTCCAGTTTCTCCGGACTGCTCAGCAAGGAGCCCaagggccggcggcggcagcccctTGACGGCAGCGAGGCGACGACGACGCCCGCCgaggcggcggccgagccgggaCAGATCTGCTGCGATGAGCCGGTGTTGCGGACCCTCAACCCCTGGAGCACGGCCATCGTGGCCTTCTGACGCGCCGGCCGCGGGCCGCAGAGACTCGCCCaccgccgcggggagggggggcccgGCAGACAGATGGGCAGCCGGACAGAAAGGtgaccccccctctcccccttcgTCCTCCCGCACCCCCGGAGGGCGCCCGCCGCAGCGGACTGTGCGGGCAGCGCCGCGGGGCTCCGGCGCCGGCGAGTCCCGGTGCCCTGCCCCGCCGCACGGGAAGGACCGCGGGGCAGCAGCACTTCCCCCTCCCCCGACCGCCTCCGGCACCCCGGGTCCCGTCTGCAGGCACCCGCCCTGGGAGcgcccccggccctgccctcCCGGAATTCCCCTTCCTGGCCGGGCCGCCGCCCTCCCAGGCGCCCGGGGGAGGCTCCCCGGCTGCCGCCGACACCGGGGGCGCTCCCACCGGGTAATATTTTAAGCTTGGAAAGTATTAAGTTTATTAAATAAAGTCTCTATTTTGGAAAGGGTTAGGTCAGAACTATTACATGgtgctttttaaaagtgtttattgAGAGAAACGAAGTTTACAGATGCTCAGAGGGAAAGTCCTTGAGCCTGTTTGTTAGGCTTGGTAACTCCTGGTCTTTGTTGTATAAAGGCTTGGGGCTCccgtaggggttttttttttttgtacagtgtTCTCCTTCAGTGATGTATCTTGTTTTGTATAAAATGTAATTCTACGTGTACAACACGtattaaatattttcaactgTATAAGCCTAGTCCCTGTCTGTGCCCCTgcttggctggggtggggggaggaggaggaggagggctgtggggagctgggcaggcagcagccagggtgtGGTTGCTGCGTGTCTGTGGCTGGATCCACCCTGCCTCGCCAGAGGCTTGGGGTGGGTTGGAGTCCAGCTCCTCTGGCAGCCCGGAAGAAAGGGAGCTTCTGTCTGGGCTAGTGGAGTCCCTTCCAggtgctcctgctgcttctctggctgCAGCCTCTTCCCAGGGCCGGAGCTGCCGTGGCATTTGAGGTCTTACTCAGAAAGTCCCCAATGTGCAGTGTCACCCTGTCTGTGGGTGGAAGGCGGTTGCTAAATCCCAGAAGAGCAGCTGCGCGCAGTCCCAGCCCTGTGCTACGGCTAGGCTGAGGGCTGGCCTCCGGCTTCGCCTACTCAAAGGTCTGGGCTGGGGGCATGTGAGTGGATCCTTCCCGGACGCAGGCCGTGCTCGcggccagctgctgctctgccagatATGTCTTTCAGTGCCTCCTCTTTGCTGTAACTTGCAGAACAGTTAAAATGATGAGtatcagggctttttttttttttttcttccttatcagTAAAGCTCTAACTGGGTTAAAGTTCCTGCTCtaaggggtggggaggaaagttTGGCCTCTGCTTCACAGCAACTGTGGAGCGCCCTGAGGCGTTGTAATTAGACTGAATtgtgaggggatttttttttttcctgcttcttgctGGGAGATTCACTAGAGGCTTCTCTGCTCCTAATTAATGAACTTTTCAACTGAGGATTGCATCTCTGGCGAGTCAAGGAAGATGTTTGTGTGCTGTGAAATGCAGCTTGGGATGTCTGGCTGAACCTCAGGGCTTGCCTGGAAGAGCTGGGAAGTGGCATGGGAGATGAATGATGACCAATGTGAAGCTTTCTGCTCTCCGCTTTCTCTGGCGTGGCTGAAAGAAGCCCCGCATGGGGAGGCAGTGCTGTCCCTTACAGCGGGGGCACTCGGCTTGCAGGCTGGGGTTTTTACACCTTGTTTCTGTGAGATTTGGGTCCTCCTGAAGCACTAGGAAGGCAACAAGGGGAGGACTTGGGATAAGCAAGAGGCTGTCTGGTGAGGGACAGCTTAGAGGGAGCTCTGCTAGTTTGCGTACAAGTTAGTAACTCCCTATTCTTAAGCAAAAGTGAAAGTCCcactgttttaattttcttaatggtGACATACCATTTTAGTCTGGTAGACAACACCGAGGAAACTGTGCGTCACGAGACATTTCTTTCCACTTGATGACCTTTGGGAGGTGACAGGAAGGTCCTGTTCCTGTTCGCTGGTACAAGTGCTCTCCAGGACAACCCTGCAGTCCAACAGCGTGGCTGTCAGATGGGAGACAGAGCCACCTTGGGGCCTCTCCAGTAAGAGGagagcagcgggaggaggagggtggctaCAGAGGACTTtcctcccagctctcctccagctcccttgCAGAACGCCCTGCTCTGAGGGCACAGGTCGCTCTCGTGGGGCAgaagctgggctgggggatggaAATGGCCTCCTCGTGCTCCCATACAAGTGCAGCTTCTTTCCCAAGGCCGGGGGAGCAGGTTTCAGTCCTGCTCCTTGTCTGCCAACAGCATGTCCGTGGAAGTGGATGGTTTTGCCCAGGCCTTGTGGTCAGCTCCTGAGCGCAGAAATGGGGTGGGGGCAGTCCTGCTCTTGGCCATTGGGGAGCTGATCAGGAGCGTGCTTGGTGTTATCTAAAGGTTTTCTGGGCACCCaactgctggaagagcatctgGTCCAGTTGGTTTGTGTGGCCCCCGGTGTCCCTGCGCAGACAAGACCCAACCTCCCTTTGGCATGGATCACCAGTAGCACTCGTATCTATTCGATCTTCCAGAGAGGAGTTGTGCAACAGCTTAATTGCTGTTGGCCTCTGAAAATGCGGCAAAGGCTACCCAGAGATGCTGCCCGCGCAGCTCTTTCTGGCTGGTGTGACCTCTCTGCGGGGCGCTCTGAGGTGAGCAAGTTCTTGCTTACTGGCTGATAACGGTGGTGCCCTGTCCCTGAAGGACCTAGACCAACTCCGTCAGCTGCTGGAGCCCTTTGCTGCGCCAACATGTGCCCCGCTTGTCCCCATGGCTGTCTTTTAGTAATGCCTGGGGTTTGCTCCCTGGGACGTGCATGTCCCTGGGGAGccacaagcagctgctgctgagggCGCTGGAAAAAATAACCGAGACAAGATAGTGGCTTTGGCTTGTTACAGAGGGGTCTGCACCTCCGCTGGAAAATGAGTCCCAAATCAAAAAAAGACCCATAACGACGATGCTGTGTTACTTTTGGATcaacttctctgctctttgttttggttttttcctcccccagtgtcttttttttttattcctctgatGACTTTTGCCTAAACGGGGTCTGTTTTCCTGAATTCATCTGTTCCGCCGTGTTGCTTTGATCCCTGGACTTTTCCTTCTGCTCATGGCGCTGCCTTTTGGTTGCTTCAGAGGTGAGGGGTGACGGCGTGGGAGAGCTGAGCCGGGAAGGGGGAATAAGCTCAAGGAGAAGCTCATGACCCAAACCTGCTGCTCAGGCCAGTGCTGACGGAGGGAAGAGAAGTGCATAAATAAGCcggataaaaataaaaacttccatCACTTGGAAGAGAGGGTGACTCCTATGGAAACTGCCTCATGGGGTCGAGGAGGATATGACTTAATGGCAAGATGGCAGGATCCTCACCTTCCTATAATAGCAACGAGCGGCTGGAAGCGCTTGCCCAGGCTGCTGCAACACCCCCCCTCCAGCTCAGATTAGGTCccctgggagaggagaggtgcTGGGAAAATCCCTTAGCGCAGCCGGAGGGTGGGATAGATTCCGGTGGAGGGAGCCGGGAGCGCAGTGGGATGCTCGGGGAGGAGGGCGAGCGAAAGGTTTTCACTTTTCTCCTGCTATAATCAGCAAGAAGCGATTGCTGGTTGCCACTCCAGGCAGATGAGCTGCGGCTCTCATCAGGAATACCTTCTGGAGAGAGGGAATGATTTAAAACCGGCTCTTGCCAATAAGGGAGTGTTAATGGCATGAATCATCTCGGCCTTTATAGGGATGGACGTATGTCTGGCCTGGGACAGGCGCCAGCCAGGGGCTGGAGGAAGCCCACGGGCGATGGGCAGCGAGGGGAAGGGGCTCGCAGGAGGCTCCGGATTTCACTCCGGATGCTCTCGGTCCCTTCTGGCCTGATGCGACCCGGGCTTTACCCGCCTGTCCCTCCTCTCCTGgggcaagggaaggggaggaaggcgCTGCGCACTCATTGCGGCAGCATCCTGTGTCAGCGCTCAGGAATCCGGcgagctgctgggagggaggtgggaggaaggaggcaggccAGCGCCGCGGGGCTGCGTGCCTGCTGGGGCCTCTCCCGGCTTTGGGAGccatggggagctggggggcaccGCAGCAGTCCCAGGGGGCATAGCTTTGCCAAGGGCTAAACCCCAGGCCAGGCttttctggggggagggaggggtgcaGAAGTACTGTAGCGCGGTACTTTTTGCTTAATGATGTCTCGGGAGGCTGGGTAGGGGCACGTCTggatccccccccccagccctcatgCCGCTGCGGAGCTTGCATCTGTCTCCAATGTACTGTGCTTGCTGGCGATGCTCTGCCAATATATATTTAGGGTGGGCGGAGGGAGCCTCCTCCCCGGTCCCCGGTGGGTTGGGGGGTGCTTGCAGGGGAGCGGGGGCTTGTCCTCGCCGttctccctgggcagggacaggctcGGTGTTTGCTTGGACAGGGCATTCCCAGCCTTGGGGGCAGCTGAGccggggaagagggaagggggcaAAGCTTGTAGAAAGCTGGAGCTGGGTAGAGAGAGGGGGCGGCACTGAGAGGGGATGGCTGGCAGGGGGAAGAAACTGGCTGGAAGGTGCCCGGAGCTGCCTTGGCACAGAGGGACCCCGGCGGAGGAGAGCTATTCCAGGCCAGTATGGATCCCGGAGGCAGGGTCAGGGCCAGGCAAGTGCCGAGAGAGATACGGTGACAAACACAAACGGCTCCGTTCTCCTGCTCTTCTGGTTGTGATTTCTGCTCCCGACGTGCAAACCCTGCggggcccccccctcccctccttctccccagctggGCGAGGGCTGGCCTGGCCGCCGTAATGAAATGCAGAGCTGcttgggagagcagggagggaaaaaaggctCTGTTTGAGGTTTTGTGCCTCTGGTTTCCTCTGGCCCTCTCTCCCAGCGGGGTGATTTATTGGTGatggagcctggggagagggggagggaagggcttGGGGTTGCAGGCAAATAGTCAGTCATCATGTATTTCCCAAGCACTCATGCAAggtagaggggaaaaagggatgAGAGGAAGGTGAACTGCCTGGGCAGGGACCGCAGAGCATCATTTACCGGAGCTGAGCTCTTCTGAGCTTGTCTTGGTTGCTCCGAGACGGTGTTGAGCGCTTTGCACACCGAAGGACTGGCTTTGTGGTGGATGTGCTCTCCCTCTATCCCAATTTCTCCACCTTCCCTCCATCCCGGCTTCCCTGCCAGGCGGGCAGCAGGATGCTGAGACCTGCGGGCAGCTCTTCTAGCCCAGCCCAGGGCTTGCTTCTCTGGTGCAGGCGAGGGGGACGGTtcatctttttcccctttcctgcaGCCGTGGACAAAGAAGCCAGCAAGACCTTTCCCAGACCAGTGGAGAAGCGGAGGTACCACCTGCTGCTGACCTGTTTTTGGGCACCCACGGCTTTGCTGCTGGAGGCACTGCCAGACTGCGACCTGCCTGGCTGCAGATGCATtcgctgcctgcagctgccccgGCTCAGCCCGGCTTTTCCCTTAAGCCAGGCTTTAGGCTCTGCCACGTTGCTCGGGCACCGCCAGCAGCCGAGCTCACCCTCCCGTGCGGGATGCTCCGGCGTGCC is a genomic window of Rissa tridactyla isolate bRisTri1 chromosome 8, bRisTri1.patW.cur.20221130, whole genome shotgun sequence containing:
- the IER5 gene encoding immediate early response gene 5 protein, whose product is MEFKLEAHRIVSISLGKIYSARGQRGGLKLHKNLLVSLVLRSARQVYLSEPGCPPEPPPAACGPPEEEPPPPCTTAWAAGEPPPPQDEANRSGPRLPGADCEGPRSRRCCCGCSCCCAAGGEANRADCATAGAAAPPAPHCPRKRSAGERGQAGSPVKKPRREVEEPPPPPTPPPGEQEDMDTGNVASLISIFGSSFSGLLSKEPKGRRRQPLDGSEATTTPAEAAAEPGQICCDEPVLRTLNPWSTAIVAF